In the bacterium genome, one interval contains:
- a CDS encoding T9SS type A sorting domain-containing protein produces the protein MRQLLAIAAALICVGQMFAQPQPDTLWTRTYGGNQWDIAQSVQQTLDGGYVLAGYSDSYGAGDLDFYVVKTDSQGTALWSHHYGGDNDELGYDIQQTPDSGFVVVGSSTPWGGHSDVSLVKTNSQGVVSWTRSYGGSGDDYAVALERTADSGFVMAGHTTSFGTGLGNMYVVKTNANGDTLWTRSFGGGGNDGASSIQQTADGGYVIAGFTLSFGAGFRDIYVVKTDGAGDTLWTRTYGGRQDDNAYSIRQTADGGYVIAGSTESYGAGYTDVYVVKTDSEGDTLWTRVFGSTQPDAAYSVRETPDGGYVVAGYTWISMATARDFCVVKLNGQGQTVWTRTYGGNGSEEANCLRMTADGGYVVAGFTTSRGAGGDDFYLVKTGPDAVVTVPHISVTPALLNFGETVVGDSVILPLRISSTGNGNLTVDRITLPADFHADFGTAQVLEPGDSVVVRVRFVPTAAREYADTLYVHSDAADSVVAVRLQGTAQPNRAGQAALRPAAYGLRAYPNPFNPAAQIAYTLPHAGHVSVTVSNLLGQELTALVDEMQAAGTHTIQFDGAALPAGVYLCRLEARAFVRTTKLVLLK, from the coding sequence ATGAGACAGCTACTTGCTATTGCGGCGGCCTTGATTTGCGTCGGCCAGATGTTTGCGCAGCCTCAGCCCGACACGTTGTGGACCCGCACGTATGGAGGCAACCAGTGGGATATTGCCCAATCGGTTCAGCAAACTTTGGACGGTGGCTACGTGCTTGCGGGGTACAGCGACAGTTATGGAGCGGGCGATCTTGATTTCTATGTAGTCAAGACGGATTCTCAGGGAACCGCACTCTGGTCTCACCATTACGGAGGAGACAACGACGAGCTGGGCTACGATATTCAGCAGACGCCTGACAGCGGATTTGTGGTGGTGGGAAGCAGTACTCCCTGGGGAGGGCACAGTGATGTGTCTCTGGTGAAAACGAATTCGCAGGGCGTCGTAAGCTGGACGCGTTCATATGGCGGGAGCGGTGACGACTATGCTGTGGCTCTTGAGCGGACAGCGGACAGTGGCTTTGTGATGGCGGGCCACACCACATCCTTCGGCACGGGGCTGGGGAATATGTATGTGGTGAAGACAAACGCGAACGGCGATACTCTGTGGACCCGCAGCTTTGGTGGAGGCGGCAATGACGGCGCCAGTTCCATTCAGCAGACGGCGGACGGCGGCTATGTGATCGCGGGGTTTACCCTGTCCTTCGGCGCAGGCTTCAGGGACATTTATGTGGTGAAGACCGACGGCGCGGGGGATACTCTCTGGACCCGGACCTATGGCGGACGGCAGGACGACAATGCCTATTCTATCCGGCAGACGGCGGACGGCGGCTATGTGATCGCGGGCTCCACCGAATCTTACGGAGCAGGTTACACAGATGTCTATGTGGTGAAGACGGATAGTGAGGGGGATACCCTCTGGACCCGGGTCTTTGGCAGCACTCAACCGGATGCCGCCTACTCGGTGCGGGAAACTCCGGACGGGGGCTATGTGGTTGCGGGATATACCTGGATCTCCATGGCGACGGCGCGGGATTTTTGTGTGGTGAAGCTGAACGGACAGGGGCAGACCGTGTGGACCCGCACCTATGGCGGCAACGGCTCGGAGGAGGCTAATTGCCTGCGGATGACGGCAGACGGCGGCTATGTGGTTGCGGGGTTCACAACATCCCGTGGCGCCGGCGGGGATGATTTTTACCTTGTGAAGACCGGGCCGGATGCGGTGGTCACTGTTCCCCATATCTCGGTCACGCCTGCGCTGCTCAACTTCGGCGAGACGGTTGTGGGAGACAGCGTGATATTGCCGCTGCGGATCTCGAGCACAGGAAACGGCAATTTGACGGTGGACCGCATCACTCTTCCGGCGGATTTCCATGCGGACTTCGGCACGGCGCAGGTTTTGGAGCCGGGCGATTCGGTGGTTGTTCGGGTGAGGTTTGTTCCGACGGCGGCACGGGAGTATGCAGACACCCTGTATGTGCATAGCGACGCGGCGGACAGCGTGGTAGCGGTGCGGTTACAGGGAACGGCGCAACCCAACCGGGCAGGCCAAGCGGCGCTGAGGCCGGCGGCTTATGGGCTTAGGGCCTATCCCAATCCCTTCAATCCGGCGGCCCAGATTGCGTATACGCTGCCGCACGCGGGTCACGTGTCGGTGACGGTGAGCAATCTTCTCGGTCAGGAGTTGACGGCACTGGTGGATGAGATGCAGGCGGCCGGAACGCACACGATTCAGTTCGACGGTGCGGCCTTGCCTGCGGGAGTCTATCTCTGCCGTTTGGAGGCCAGAGCATTTGTGCGGACGACGAAGCTGGTGCTGCTGAAGTAA